A genome region from Pseudomonadota bacterium includes the following:
- a CDS encoding glycosyltransferase, whose amino-acid sequence MNKFIAPLLAIDGYGQSAQNLFLAMKRKGFPIEFVAHDWRNGEFSKNELLDCITKEVNPDDTAILYHLPPTLKHYQNTKHLIAFTMWETDKLPKSWVDYLNHYCDEVFVPSFYCRNVFVSSGVKKPISIIPLGIDLDTYKYFDRPYREETTFLITGKMDIRKNYDMVIRAFQEEFTDPKEKVKLIIKSRKGADVEWNKDERITIIADDFTMEEMFDLYKSVDCFVYPTRGEGYGLPPREAMATGLPVILTNGGSLQEISNPMFSFPVGYELIKADYPNRDILGIEEDLGYWMEPNFGELKKQMREVYRFPERSKKVGKMASIQMRSFANPEIGANIIIDKLKQISKRGRGNVGSHPVGR is encoded by the coding sequence GTGAATAAATTTATCGCGCCTCTTCTTGCGATTGATGGCTATGGTCAATCTGCTCAAAATCTATTTTTGGCGATGAAAAGGAAGGGATTTCCGATTGAATTCGTCGCTCACGATTGGAGGAACGGGGAATTCTCAAAAAATGAGTTGTTGGATTGTATCACGAAAGAGGTAAATCCGGACGATACGGCGATTTTGTATCACTTACCGCCTACATTGAAACATTATCAGAATACGAAGCACCTCATCGCTTTTACTATGTGGGAGACGGATAAATTGCCGAAATCGTGGGTTGATTATTTGAATCATTATTGCGACGAGGTTTTCGTTCCGTCTTTCTATTGTCGGAATGTTTTTGTCTCGTCCGGCGTCAAAAAGCCGATTTCGATCATCCCGTTGGGGATTGATCTTGATACTTATAAATATTTTGATCGTCCATATCGGGAGGAAACGACCTTTTTGATCACGGGGAAGATGGATATCCGTAAAAACTACGATATGGTTATTCGAGCGTTTCAAGAGGAGTTCACGGATCCGAAAGAAAAGGTCAAGTTGATCATCAAGTCGCGGAAAGGAGCGGATGTCGAGTGGAATAAAGACGAGAGAATCACGATCATCGCGGACGATTTCACGATGGAAGAAATGTTTGATCTTTACAAGTCGGTTGATTGTTTTGTTTATCCTACGCGTGGCGAGGGATATGGACTTCCGCCTCGCGAGGCGATGGCGACGGGACTTCCGGTCATTCTCACAAATGGAGGATCTCTTCAAGAGATTTCGAATCCGATGTTCTCGTTTCCGGTCGGTTATGAGTTGATCAAGGCGGATTATCCGAATCGCGATATCTTGGGGATAGAGGAAGATCTCGGATATTGGATGGAGCCGAATTTTGGGGAGTTGAAAAAACAAATGCGAGAGGTTTATCGCTTTCCGGAGCGTTCGAAGAAGGTCGGGAAAATGGCGTCGATTCAAATGAGATCCTTTGCTAATCCGGAAATTGGAGCTAATATTATTATTGATAAGTTGAAACAAATATCAAAAAGGGGGAGGGGAAATGTTGGTAGTCATCCGGTTGGAAGATGA
- a CDS encoding adenylyltransferase/cytidyltransferase family protein — MEGNEREMIVAVSGGLDPVHIGHIRLMKEASQYGRVKVILNSDRFLIEKKGYVFMPFDERKEVIEAIKYVDEVVPCIDEDQSVCETLKMLKPDYFVNGGDRFSDNIPEKKICEDHGIKMIFNAGEGGKVESSSELVKNAVEVLSE, encoded by the coding sequence ATGGAAGGTAATGAGAGAGAAATGATCGTCGCGGTTTCCGGAGGGTTGGATCCGGTTCATATCGGTCATATCCGATTAATGAAAGAGGCGTCTCAATACGGGAGAGTGAAGGTCATTCTCAATTCAGATCGGTTTTTAATAGAGAAAAAGGGATATGTTTTTATGCCGTTCGATGAGCGGAAAGAGGTCATCGAGGCGATCAAGTATGTGGACGAGGTGGTTCCGTGTATCGACGAAGATCAATCAGTTTGTGAGACGCTGAAAATGTTAAAACCCGATTATTTCGTAAATGGCGGGGATCGTTTTTCAGATAATATTCCGGAAAAAAAGATCTGCGAGGATCACGGGATCAAGATGATTTTCAACGCGGGAGAAGGCGGAAAAGTCGAATCTAGTTCGGAGTTAGTAAAAAACGCGGTGGAGGTTTTAAGTGAATAA
- a CDS encoding phosphomannose isomerase type II C-terminal cupin domain produces the protein MLKVIKKVNRPWGYFEVLEKTPTFWIKKIVVRPEQALSLQKHRKRDEFWKIVSGLGTLQIENENYLVQSGHINNQDEFTIHRGTAHRITNMSDFFDLIFYEIAEGLCEENDIVRLEDRYGR, from the coding sequence ATGTTAAAGGTAATAAAAAAAGTAAATAGACCTTGGGGATATTTTGAGGTTTTAGAAAAAACACCTACTTTTTGGATAAAGAAGATCGTTGTTCGTCCGGAACAAGCATTATCTCTTCAAAAACACAGGAAGAGAGATGAGTTTTGGAAGATTGTCTCCGGTCTCGGAACCCTACAAATTGAGAATGAAAATTATCTTGTTCAGAGCGGTCATATCAATAATCAAGACGAGTTCACTATTCATCGCGGGACGGCACATCGAATCACGAATATGTCGGATTTCTTCGATCTGATTTTTTACGAGATCGCGGAAGGTTTATGTGAGGAAAATGATATTGTGAGGTTGGAGGATCGATATGGAAGGTAA
- a CDS encoding DUF4373 domain-containing protein, with protein MKWFKHDSDALNDPKIKSLKFKYGMEGYGIYFGLLELIARDVEDDLDNVGLLSEDWSDDLLLGEFGVSSDKLREVFSYMSKVGLIIEENGSIRIPKIAERTDDYVSRLLRNEGKKESSPNIVRTKSNKVVLEQNRIDKNRIDNKETIKEKKSLDYLRSEEGHNEIYEKFPDCKKKDLDVEIEKAIDWLKSKGRVQKDNMAFMRNWIRKAVKDGNVAFQMVGSPAVREEEVVFVARDPEKWRDSRRQMIDHPDFEKQYPELFDKVNKEIEMSDQEIIDYEDLNISSIIRANIKMRNVVKEIG; from the coding sequence ATGAAATGGTTCAAGCACGATTCGGACGCGCTTAATGATCCGAAGATCAAGTCACTAAAATTCAAATATGGAATGGAAGGATACGGAATTTATTTCGGTCTTTTGGAACTCATCGCGAGAGATGTCGAGGACGATCTTGATAATGTTGGATTATTATCAGAAGATTGGTCTGATGATCTTTTGTTGGGAGAGTTCGGAGTTAGTTCGGACAAACTTCGGGAGGTGTTTTCTTATATGTCAAAAGTGGGTTTAATCATTGAAGAAAATGGATCAATCCGTATCCCTAAAATTGCGGAAAGAACCGATGATTATGTCTCTCGATTATTGCGAAATGAAGGTAAAAAAGAGAGTAGTCCGAACATTGTTCGAACAAAGTCGAATAAAGTCGTCCTAGAACAGAATAGAATAGATAAGAATAGAATAGATAATAAAGAAACTATTAAAGAAAAAAAATCTTTGGATTATTTGAGATCCGAAGAAGGTCATAACGAAATATATGAAAAGTTTCCGGATTGTAAAAAGAAGGATCTCGATGTTGAGATCGAAAAGGCGATCGATTGGTTAAAATCAAAAGGTCGTGTTCAAAAAGATAATATGGCGTTTATGAGGAATTGGATCCGAAAAGCGGTCAAGGATGGAAATGTCGCGTTTCAGATGGTCGGATCTCCGGCGGTAAGGGAAGAGGAGGTTGTTTTTGTTGCCCGTGATCCGGAGAAATGGCGTGATTCAAGGCGTCAGATGATCGATCATCCGGATTTCGAGAAGCAATATCCGGAATTATTTGATAAAGTAAATAAAGAGATCGAAATGTCAGATCAAGAAATAATCGATTATGAGGATCTAAATATTTCAAGTATTATTCGCGCAAATATTAAAATGAGAAATGTCGTAAAGGAGATTGGATGA
- a CDS encoding PD-(D/E)XK nuclease family protein produces MEAVDKKVVQLYGGKVELEFREFCHRYYVKNEGEEKASLKTGVTTFLGVLNKPALIPWAVGKAIDYISDEWKKIESGEVKFEDLDVNEILYNAEKAHTEEKDLAGEMGTAIHKWVEDYIKTGEVPNMPSYPDDAEFEKKVIQGVNAFLTWVEENDVKFIASEKFVYSKDHDFVGTLDIVAEIDGELYVLDLKTSNGVYDEMRLQVAAYLKADEEESGVKYKGRWILRLSKETEEEYYEKAKVKNAKREKKGLKTYEPAPYQLFEAVYLDEDENDLQNDFEAFLQVMNIFRWQKMRKDQFKAKK; encoded by the coding sequence ATGGAAGCGGTGGATAAAAAAGTTGTTCAGTTATACGGCGGAAAAGTCGAGTTGGAGTTCCGCGAATTTTGTCACAGATATTATGTGAAGAATGAGGGCGAAGAGAAGGCGTCTCTCAAAACGGGCGTCACAACCTTTCTCGGAGTGTTAAATAAACCCGCTTTGATTCCGTGGGCGGTTGGGAAAGCGATCGATTATATTTCCGATGAGTGGAAGAAGATCGAATCCGGCGAAGTAAAGTTTGAAGATCTCGATGTCAATGAGATTCTTTATAACGCGGAGAAGGCACACACAGAAGAGAAGGATCTCGCGGGAGAGATGGGAACGGCGATTCATAAATGGGTTGAAGATTATATCAAGACGGGCGAGGTTCCGAATATGCCTTCATATCCGGACGACGCGGAATTCGAGAAGAAGGTCATTCAAGGCGTAAATGCCTTTCTTACTTGGGTTGAAGAAAACGATGTCAAATTCATCGCGTCCGAGAAGTTTGTTTATTCAAAGGATCACGACTTCGTTGGAACGCTTGATATCGTCGCGGAAATCGACGGAGAATTGTATGTTCTCGATCTAAAAACTTCGAACGGAGTTTATGACGAGATGAGATTACAGGTCGCCGCTTATTTGAAAGCGGATGAAGAAGAATCCGGCGTGAAATATAAAGGTCGTTGGATCCTTCGTCTCTCGAAGGAAACCGAAGAAGAATATTATGAAAAAGCGAAGGTTAAAAACGCGAAGCGTGAGAAAAAAGGTCTCAAAACCTACGAACCCGCTCCATATCAATTATTCGAAGCGGTTTATCTCGACGAAGATGAAAACGATCTTCAAAATGATTTCGAGGCGTTTCTTCAAGTGATGAATATATTCCGATGGCAGAAAATGCGAAAGGATCAGTTCAAAGCGAAAAAGTAG
- a CDS encoding ERF family protein — protein sequence MPLLEKLAHIQNELKAPKGQMNKFGNYKYRSAEDILEAVKPIAFKYESVIRLYDDLVLVGDRYYIKATAIITHFADQENAVEVSSFAREEESKKGMDGSQVTGASSSYARKYALNGLLLIDDTKDSDATNDGKGTPAKTDPAKPVEDDGKVYKCDNPECGKVITRQISEFSTKVYKRPFCLECQGKIKANQAKKKEEELNNKENDIPDEAIDGLFPEGQEGA from the coding sequence ATGCCTCTTTTGGAGAAGTTGGCTCATATTCAAAATGAGTTGAAGGCACCAAAAGGACAGATGAACAAGTTCGGGAATTATAAATATCGTTCTGCGGAAGATATTCTCGAAGCGGTTAAACCGATAGCGTTCAAGTATGAATCGGTTATCCGGTTATATGATGATTTGGTCTTGGTCGGGGATCGGTATTATATCAAGGCGACGGCGATCATCACTCACTTCGCGGATCAAGAAAACGCGGTCGAAGTTAGTTCGTTCGCGAGAGAAGAAGAATCTAAAAAGGGAATGGACGGATCACAAGTCACAGGAGCGAGTTCAAGTTATGCGAGGAAATACGCGTTGAATGGTCTCTTACTGATTGACGATACGAAAGATTCGGACGCGACGAATGACGGAAAAGGAACTCCGGCGAAAACTGATCCGGCAAAGCCAGTTGAAGATGATGGAAAGGTCTATAAATGCGATAATCCGGAATGCGGAAAAGTTATCACTAGACAAATATCGGAGTTTTCAACGAAAGTATATAAGAGACCTTTCTGTTTAGAGTGTCAAGGAAAGATCAAGGCGAATCAAGCCAAGAAAAAAGAAGAGGAATTAAATAATAAAGAAAATGATATTCCGGACGAAGCGATCGATGGTCTCTTTCCGGAGGGTCAAGAAGGAGCGTAA
- a CDS encoding zinc-finger-containing protein, translating into MKKIYCAGCEKFVRPSETTGEEIYPHREDLYEKKFLKCDTCGNYKAFDGEKYPTLIPTPELRRARMAIHEILDPLWKEKKIKRGQAYAFISHRIGRTFHNETIRTIDEAREAYEIVLRLKDNIDHGDRGRKNGN; encoded by the coding sequence ATGAAGAAGATATATTGTGCGGGTTGCGAAAAATTCGTGAGACCTAGCGAAACAACGGGAGAAGAGATTTATCCGCACAGAGAAGATCTTTACGAAAAGAAGTTTCTAAAATGTGATACTTGCGGGAATTATAAAGCGTTCGATGGAGAAAAATATCCTACGCTGATACCCACTCCGGAACTACGGAGAGCGAGGATGGCGATTCACGAAATTCTTGATCCGTTATGGAAAGAAAAGAAAATCAAGCGGGGTCAAGCATACGCATTTATCAGTCACAGGATCGGACGAACATTTCACAATGAAACGATCCGGACGATAGATGAGGCGAGGGAAGCATACGAAATCGTTTTAAGATTAAAAGATAATATTGATCACGGGGATCGAGGGAGAAAAAATGGAAATTGA
- a CDS encoding N-acetylmuramoyl-L-alanine amidase produces MNIQNIISQLPRKGTQDSAHSIGSITHIIVHHDAEWRPEAYDDLTRYRSQANFHIGRGEDGLQYHYKISNMGDVYQCRNLADTLWHCGNYPINRASIAICLDGNFEEQQPTAQQIQALSDLLDELCTRHPEFPADKNTVFGHREVGASACPGRNLIGLVQKYRAVGTMGAVVVAPNPPVVQDPPKPQFFKVYAFNGEQVGAFTTQDNAQKKLDTMEAGTIKNPAGVIIITKEKKPPVVVPPFKDDTTPKPPTEPPVDVIPPVVVVPPKEEPKVDSAPSDEVSQDVLKGFLMGIWELLKVIGNFINVFKRKG; encoded by the coding sequence ATGAATATCCAAAACATTATCTCTCAACTCCCTCGGAAGGGAACACAGGATTCGGCTCATTCAATCGGGTCAATCACTCATATTATTGTTCATCACGACGCTGAATGGCGTCCAGAGGCGTATGACGATCTCACTCGATATCGTTCACAGGCGAATTTTCATATTGGAAGAGGCGAGGACGGGCTTCAATATCATTATAAGATCTCGAATATGGGAGATGTTTATCAATGCCGAAATCTTGCTGATACCTTGTGGCATTGTGGGAATTATCCGATTAATCGCGCCTCGATTGCGATCTGTTTAGATGGTAATTTCGAAGAACAGCAACCTACGGCACAGCAAATTCAAGCGTTGTCTGATCTTTTGGATGAACTTTGCACAAGACATCCGGAGTTTCCGGCTGATAAAAATACCGTATTTGGTCATCGTGAAGTCGGAGCGAGTGCGTGTCCCGGACGGAATCTCATCGGTTTGGTTCAGAAATATCGAGCGGTCGGAACGATGGGAGCGGTTGTTGTCGCGCCGAATCCTCCGGTTGTTCAAGATCCGCCTAAACCTCAATTCTTCAAAGTTTATGCTTTTAATGGCGAACAGGTCGGAGCGTTCACGACACAAGATAACGCTCAAAAGAAACTCGATACAATGGAAGCGGGAACGATCAAGAATCCGGCGGGTGTCATTATTATCACAAAGGAAAAGAAACCTCCGGTCGTGGTTCCGCCTTTCAAAGATGATACCACTCCAAAACCTCCCACAGAACCTCCGGTTGATGTAATTCCGCCCGTTGTAGTAGTTCCACCCAAAGAAGAGCCGAAAGTTGATTCTGCGCCGTCTGATGAGGTCTCACAGGATGTTTTGAAAGGTTTCTTGATGGGGATATGGGAACTTCTAAAAGTTATTGGTAATTTTATTAATGTCTTTAAAAGGAAGGGGTAA
- a CDS encoding ELKS/Rab6-interacting/CAST family protein produces the protein MFENLPSPLGQILTTVISASAIIFAISYAYAQMRSGKSKADSDTMQTLSSELGIMKEKIERLDSENVNKDKEIAKLSGKVEALSRENTDLRNTLALRDPQFAATIKTFTETLPKLISSIETLDKNAMNRYDKIMECVSK, from the coding sequence ATGTTTGAGAATTTACCATCGCCATTAGGACAAATACTCACAACCGTGATATCCGCGTCTGCTATTATCTTCGCAATCTCCTATGCTTATGCTCAAATGAGATCGGGGAAGAGTAAAGCAGATTCAGATACTATGCAAACCCTCTCATCCGAACTCGGTATTATGAAAGAAAAGATCGAGCGTCTCGATTCGGAGAATGTCAATAAAGATAAAGAGATCGCGAAATTATCGGGTAAAGTCGAAGCACTTTCAAGAGAAAATACAGATTTGAGAAATACTTTGGCGTTGAGAGATCCTCAATTCGCCGCTACGATCAAGACCTTTACAGAAACGCTTCCGAAGTTGATTTCTAGTATCGAAACATTGGACAAAAACGCGATGAATCGCTACGATAAGATTATGGAATGCGTTAGCAAATAA
- a CDS encoding Mab-21 family protein, which produces MIKESTKTRKKPLNYKLITLTTSKAGTNMFSIDGLWDFCVIPVLPDNIQEIVRFEVSTMRVWFADAVPEAYRGLDHIIVKDADDFTITETIRPDDPADWMPLDWSGTYITVDLTPAIKRLGIKKPWIDFMFILSDYYPYSSGGTVETRRIDMMKIEILYTTEDQI; this is translated from the coding sequence ATGATCAAAGAATCTACTAAAACGAGGAAGAAACCTCTCAATTATAAATTAATCACGCTCACTACTAGCAAGGCGGGGACGAATATGTTTTCGATTGATGGTTTGTGGGATTTTTGCGTGATTCCGGTTCTTCCGGATAATATTCAAGAAATTGTTCGTTTTGAGGTTTCAACGATGAGAGTTTGGTTTGCGGACGCGGTTCCGGAGGCGTATCGAGGGTTGGATCATATTATTGTAAAAGACGCGGATGATTTCACGATCACGGAGACGATTCGTCCGGATGATCCGGCGGATTGGATGCCTCTCGATTGGAGTGGAACATATATAACCGTCGATCTTACTCCGGCGATCAAGCGTCTTGGAATAAAAAAGCCGTGGATCGATTTTATGTTTATTTTAAGTGACTATTATCCGTATTCTTCGGGAGGAACTGTTGAGACGAGAAGGATCGATATGATGAAGATTGAGATTTTATATACAACGGAGGATCAAATATGA